The Nocardioides ochotonae genome segment CGGGCCGGCGATCCCGACGAATACCGTGCCGGGGGCCTTGCCCTCCTGCTCGCTCGGGCCGGCGACGCCCGTGGTGGCCACGCCGTACGACGCGCCGGTGAGCGCCCTGACTCCCGAGGCCATCGCGCGGGCGCACTCGGCCGAGACCACACCGTGCTTCTCGACGATCGCGTCGTCGACGTCGAGCAGCGACTGCTTGAGCGCCGTGGCGTAGGTGACCACCCCGCCGAGGTAGGTCTCGGAGGCACCCGGGGTCTCGGTGAACCGGACGGCGAGCTGCCCGCCGGTCAGGGACTCCGCGGTCGCGACGGTGTGCCCGCCCGCGCGCAGCCACAGGTGGACCTTCTGCGACAGAGTGATCTGATCCCGAGCCATGCCCGCATCGTAGGCAGGCCACCCCACCGCAACGGGGCCGGCCCGCGGGTCTCCCCGCGAGCCGGCCCCGGACGGAGCGTCAGGTGCCCTCGGTCAGCGACGTCCGCCCTTCGACCGCGGAGCGGTCCGGACCTTCACCGTGTGCACGACGCGGGCGGCGCGCACCCCGTCGTTGCCCGAGTAGTTGACGACCACCCGCACCTTGTTGCCGGCGCGCAGCCGACCCAGCCGGGCGGTCGCGACGCCGTCGCGGGTCACCTTGGCCGAGATCTTGCGGCCCTGGGCGCGGACCGTGATCCGACCCTTCGCCGAGACCGCGCCGGTGCGCACCCGCACCTGCAGCCGCACGACCGAGCGGCCGGCGACCGGCTTGCCCGGGGTGTGGGTGACCTTGAGCCGCGGCGTCACCTTCGGCGCCCGGTCGGCGACGAGGTCGAGGCCCACGATCACCGGGTCGTGGTCGGAGGAGCGGAACGGCGAGGCCTCGTGGAAGTCGGTCCCGTGGATGTTGAACCGGCTGTACTCGAACGCGATCGACTCCGGCGCGTTGATGTTCCACACGTCGACCCCGGTGTGGCGAGCGACCGCGGCGTCGTTGGCGAGCACGTGGTCCAGCGAGCCGGCCTGGCCGGAGTAGGAGTAGGAGTACTCCTCGTTGCCCGACGCGGCCTCGAGGTTGGTCCAGCCCGCGGCGTACAGCACCTGGAGCGGGTCCTCCTGGGCGTAGGAGTTGAAGTCGCCCAGCAGCAGCGTGGCCTCGACGCCCACCGCGGTCTGCACCGTCGGGACCCAGGCGGCGAGCGCCTCGGCCTGCGCGATGCGGTCCGGGTTGGCCGAGCCCTGCCCGGTGCCGTCGTCGACGCCCGAGCCCTTCGACTTGAAGTGGTTCACGACCACGAGCACCGGCGTGCCGCCGGCGCGCGGCCGGAAGGCCTGGGCCAGCGGCTCGCGGGCGTTGCTGAACGCCTCGTCGTCGCCGCTGAGCTCCCCGAGCGCCCGCGAGGCGCCCACCCGGACGACCGTGTCGGTGCGGTAGATCACGGCGTTGGTGATCACGTCCTGCTCGGTCAGCGCGGGCAGGTCCGTCGACGACGGGTTCGCCGCCCAGACCTCCTTGCCGAGCGCGGCGTTGAGCGCCGCCACGAGGGTGCGGGTCGCCTCGTCGGGCTCCTCGCCGAGCACCGCGGAGTTCTCGATCTCCATCAGCCCGACGACGTCGGCATCGAGGGCGTTGATCGCGGCGACGATCTTCTCCTGCTGCCGCGCGAGGTCGGCCGGGTCCCAGGCGCCGCGCTGCGCGCAGCCGCCGCTGACGTTGTTGCCGTCACCCTCGCGGTCCAGGTAGGCCTGGCACGGCGGCGCGCCGTCGCCGACGTTGTCGTCGTTGGCGTCCCCGAGGGTGGTGAAGTAGTTGAGCACGTTGAACGCCGCGACCTTGACGTCCGGCGTGCCGTCCGCGGCGAGGAGCCGCTCGTCCGGGGCCGCGGTGCGGGTGTTCTCGAACGTCGCCGGGGACCCGGCCACGCCCGGTCCGACCGGCGCCGTCGGCTGGAGGCGGTACGTCGGGGCGGACGGCGATCCGCCCTGGGTCAGGATCACCGGCGCCGTGAAGGCGGTGGCCGCCCCGACGCGCACGGGCTCCTGGGCCGACACGTACGCCGGGCTCAGCGCCGACGACCGGGTGAAGTCCGTCGACGAGCCGTCGTCGAGCACGATCGCGCGGGCGGCGTTGTCCGCGACCACCGCGGCGATCGCCGCGGCGTCCTGGGCGTCCGCGACCTGTGTCGGCTGGATCAGCGGGGTGGTGCCGCGGGCCAGGCCGACCTCGCCGTAGCGGTTGGTCGAGTAGGTGTCGGAGACCGTGAAGCGGCCCTCGGGCAGCACCAGCATGCCCTCGAGGGCCTCCTTGGCCGCGTCCGTCGCCGGCCAGTCGCCGGTGACGGGCGCGAGCTCCGCACCGTTGCCGGTGACGGTCACGTCGGTGGCCGCGTCGGCGATGCGGATCTGGGTCCCGCCGGCGTACTCCTCCACGGTGCCGGTGACCTCGACGCGGTCGCCCGGTCGCACCGAGACGGTGCCGGTGCCGGTGGGGTAGTAGACGAAGACGCCCTGCGACGCGGTGCGGGTCGCGGTCTGGGCGCCGCCGCTGCCCGCCTCCTGGACGAAGAAGCCGAACAGCCCCGAGGGGTACGCCGCGGTGACCACGCCGCTGGTCGTGACGGGTCGCCCGACGACGGGGGACGCCGTGCCCTCGCCCTGGATCTCGGAGATCTCCAGGGTCTCCGGCTCGGGCTCCGGCTCCGGGTCCGGCGCGCCGCCGGTGCCCACCGGGGTGGGGGCGGCGGGGGCGAAGTCGGCGGAGTTGTCGTCGGTGTCGGCGCCGGTGCGGGTCGCCGACGTGGTGTTGGAGACCGCCGGCGCGGGGGCCGTCTCGAAGGTGGCGCCGTTGACGCCGAGCAGGTCGATGACCCCGGGCGTGCCGACGGCGTCGCCCGTGGGCGGGTTCAGCGCGGTGGTGCCCTCGGCCAGCCACACCGTGAACGCCGTCCCGCTCATCGCGATCGTGCCGGTGGCGTCGGGGGTGGGCAGCGGCTGGGTGCCGCCGCTCCCCTTGGCCTGCTGGACGAGGTAGCGCCCGCCGGGCGCGACGGTGCCGCTCAGCGCGGTGACGCCGGAGGCGGCGGAGGACGAGCCGCTGCTGCGGTACTGGATCGAGAGGCCATCGACCGAGATCGGTGCGTCGGTGGGGTTGTGCAGCTCGACGAAGTCGTGGGTGTAGGTGGCACCGGCGTTGCCGCCGCCGCCATAGGCCTCGGTGATCACGAGGCCGGCGCTGGGCGCAGCGGCGGTGGCGGGGCTGACGGCGTACGTCGCGAGGCCGGAGACGGCGACCGCGAGGGCGGCGCTCACGGCGACCACGCGGCGGGTGGTGCGGGGTGCCCGGGACGGGTGGGCTGGGGTCATGACGGACCTTCCAAGAGGTGGGGGGTGTGCGTCGTCGTCGAGGAGCCCGCCGCGCAGGCGGGCTCCTCGACGACGCAGGGGGTCAGCGGCGGCGCGCGACCTGGATCTTGACGGTCCGGGTGGCCCGCGTGGTCAGCTCGTCGCCGGTGTAGACGACCTTGACCTGACGGGCGCCGGCCTTCTTGAACGGCGCGATGCGGACCCGGCCCTGGCCGCGGGCGTTGAGCTTCACCTCGTAGGCCCGGCCACCGGCGCGGACCTTGACGGCGCCGGTGACGGCGTCGGCGGCCGTGACCTTCACCTTGACCAGCACACGGGTGCGGGTCGCGAGGGCCTTGCGCGGCGTCGCGGTGACGGTGAGCCGGGCGGCGGACTTCGGCGCCCGCAGGACCGGGACCTCGATCGTGGTGCCGCTGGGCTCGGCGCGGAGGGTCAGCGTGCCGCCGCCGGCGCGGGCCGGGAGGTCGAGCGGCACGCGGGCGGCGCCGGCGACGACGACGACGTCACCGACCTGCACGGTCTCGGTGCCCTTGGTCCAGCTGACATCCAGGGTGGTGTTGGCGGGGCTGCCGAGCGAGGTGAGGTCGAGCATCGAGACCTCCAGGGCACCCGGTCGTCCGGCGACCACCGTGCCGTTGCCCGACACGACGACCTGCTGGCGGGCGAAGTCGGGCGAGATCGGCGACTGCCCGGCGAGGTAGCCACGCCACAGATCGGCGTCGAGGAGCCCGGTGTCGGTCATCCGGCCCTTCGCGAAGGCCCGGAAGTTGTCGCCGCCGGCGGCGAGGAACGACAGGGTCGAGACGGTGTACGTCGCGGCCGGGTCGACGAGCTTGCCGTCGATGCGGATCGAGGTGACCCGGTCACCCTCCGTGCGGGTCGGGTCGGTGGTCACCCGGACGTTCTCGGAGAGCCCGAGCTGCAGGTAGGGCCGCGAGGGGACCTCGCCCTTGTCGTCGCGCTGCCACTGCTGCTCGAGCACCTCGTCGAGCTGCGCGCCGGTCAGGTCGACGGTGGCGACGGTGTTGCTGAACGGCAGGACCGCGTTGGCCTCGGCGAAGGTGACCACACCGTCGGTGTTGGCCGGGTTGGCGGCGGTGTCACCGGCGAACAGCAGCTCGGCACGCAGGCCGCCGGGGTTGGTGATGCCCAGGTCGACGTCGGTGATGTCCGACATCCCCTCCCACAGGGCGTTGGCGACCAGTCCGCCGAGGGTGGACTCCGCGGCGCGGTCGTCGCGGCCGCCGTTCACGAACGCCGTGGTGATGTCGCCGGTGATCGAGGCGACCGGCTCGTTGCCGATCTCCGCGGCCTTGGCCAGCGCGGCGTCGACGATCCCCTTCACCTCGGCGACCCGCGGCAGGGTCAGGTCCTCGGTGTCCAGGCGGGCGACGTTCGCGGCCGTGGACGCGCTGACCTCACCGGTCTCGGGGTCCACGGTGAGCTCGATCTGCCCGATGTTGGCGCCGTAGGAGCCGGTCTGCACGACCGGGCGGGTCCGATCGGCGCCCGGGACCGGGGCGGTCCAGGCGTACTGCTTGTGGGTGTGCCCGGTGAAGATCGCGTCGACCTCCGGGCTGGTGTCCTCCACGATCGCGGCGAAGACGCCGCCCGCGGCGACCTCGGCCTCGAGGGTCGCACCCTCGGGCGTCCCGGCTCCGGCACCCTCGTGGTACTCGGCCACGATGACGTCGGCCTCGCCGTTGCTCGTGTCGCCGTCGCTCAGGTCCGCCGCCACCCGGTTGACCGCCTCCACCGGGTCGCCGAAGTCGAGCCCGGCGGTGCCGGTCGGCGTGACCAGGCTCGGGGTCTCCTCGGTCACGACGCCGATGACGCCGACGCTCACGCCGGCGACCTCGAAGACGTCGTACTCCTCCAGCGCCGGGGTCTCGGTGCCCTTCATGTAGACGTTGGCACCCAGGTGGCTGAAGTCCGCGGCCTCGGTGACCCGGCCGTTGAGGTCGGCGTAGCCGCGGTCGAACTCGTGGTTGCCGACCGCGGTGGTCGCGAGATCGAGGGCGTTGAGCACGTCGATCGTGGGCTGGTCCTGGGCCAGGCTCGAGGCGAAGAGCGAGGCGCCGATGTTGTCACCGGCGGAGAGCAGGAGGGTGTTGTCCTCCCCCGCGTCGGCGCGCAGACGCTCGACGGTCGTGGCGAACTTGGTGGTGTTGTTGTCGATGCGCCCGTGGAAGTCGTTGATGTTGAGCAGGGTCACGACGACCGGGTCGGCGGCCTGCGCCGCGGGGACCACGAGGGCGAGGGACGAGGCGGAGATGGCGAGGACCGAGAGTGTCCCGAGGCAGCGGCGTGCGCTCCGGGACCGTGCGGATGAGGCCACGGTGAACCTTTCTGGGTGCTGGGAGACAGCAACCTAACCCGGTCCAGACGTCGTGGGGTGTCGTCACGATGAAGGCGAAATCACCGTTCATCCCCGCCACCGGTGTGCATCGGCCCTGTTCCCGCCCGCAACCCGGCCCACTCGGCAGCGCGCACCCAAACGGGGCGCGAGATCTCGTCAGTTCTCGCTGTTGCGGGCACCCGGCGGCTTCGTCCTCGGGCCCCGCAACTTTTACCGAATCGTGCCCCGGAGCTCGTCGCGCTGGCGCCAGACGCCGCGGAAGAACTCATAGCCCGACCACAGGGTCAGCGCGACGGCGACCGCCAGGCAGCCCTGGGAGACGTAGAACAGCACCTCGCCCGGCAGCTCGGCCCACGACGGCAGGTCGGGGTCGCGCAGGGGCAGCACCAGGCCGCCGAGCGCCAGGGCCTGGAAGGTGGTCTTCAGCTTGCCGAGGTCGGCGGCCGCGATCACGACCTTCTTGAGCACCGAGAGGCGCAGCAGGGTGACGCTCCACTCGCGCAGCAGCACCACGATGGTGACCCACCACCAGATGTCGCCGACGATCGAGAGCCCGATGAAGGCCATGCCGGTGATCGCCTTGTCCGCGATCGGGTCGGCGACCTTGCCGAAGTCGGTGACCAGGTTGTGCTTGCGCGCCAGGTCGCCGTCGATCTTGTCGGTGATCATCGCGACTGCGAACAGCACCCACGCGACGAGGCGCCAGGTGATCGAGTCGCCACCGTCCATCAGCAGCGCCCAGCCGAAGAACGGCACCATGACGATGCGCAGCGTGGTCAGCACGTTGGGCACGTTGAGGTTGCTGGGCCGGGCCCCGGTGTCGGTCATCGGGTCGCCCCCGCGATGGCCTCGGCCACCAGGTCGACGCCGTCGGTGGAGACCACGCGGGCGCGCACCAGGTCGCCGACCTTGGCGCTGGTCCCGGAGAGGTACGTCGTACCGTCCACCTCGGGGCCCTGGTGGGCCGCGCGGCCGGCGATCTCGCCGTCCTCGACGGACTCCACGAGCACCTCGACCTCTTCGTCGATCCGCTCCTCCGCGCGCTGCGCGTTGAGCTCCTCGACCAGGGCTGTGACGTGCTCGGTGCGGGCGCGGACCTCGTCCTCGTCGAGCTTGCCGTCGTAGCTGGCGGCCTCGGTGCCGTCCTCGTCGGAGTAGCCGAAGACGCCGGTGACGTCCATGCGGGCCGCGACCAGGAAGTCGCAGAGGGTCTCGAGGTCCTCCTCGGTCTCGCCGGGGAAGCCGACGATCACGTTGGAGCGCACCCCGGCGGTCGGCGCGAGCGAGCGCACCCGGTCCAGCAGCCCGAGGAAGCTCTCGGGGTCACCGAAGCGGCGCATCCGGCGCAGCACCGTGGCGCTGGCGTGCTGGAAGGACAGGTCGAAGTAGGGCACGACACCCGGGGTGTTCGCGATCGCCTCGACCAGGCCCGGGCGGGTCTCGGCCGGCTGGAGATAGGAGACGCGGACCCGGTCGACGCCGTCGACCGCGGCGAGCGCGGGAAGCATCGTCTCGAGCAGGCGCAGGTCGCCGAGGTCCTTGCCGTACGACGTGGAGTTCTCGCTGACCAGGAAGAGCTCGCGCACCCCCTGCTCGCCGAGCCAGCGCGCCTCGGAGAGCACGTCGGCCGGGCGACGGCTGACGAAGGAGCCGCGGAAGCTCGGGATCGCGCAGAAGGAGCAGCGCCGGTCGCAGCCGCTGGCCAGCTTCAGCGGGGCCATCGGCCCGCCGTCCAGGCGGCGGCGCAGGCCGCGGGGCCCGCTCGCCGGGCCGCCCACGCCGAGGTCGCCGGTGGTCGCCACCGCGTGCCCGGGCACGCTGACCGCGTCCGTGGAGCGCTCGGTGGGCGAGATCGGGAGCAGCCGGCGACGGTCCTGCGGGGTGTGCGGGTGGTGGGTCTCCCCCGCCACGATCGAGCGCAGGCGTGCGGCGATGTCGGGGTAGTCGTCGAAGCCAAGGACGGCGTCGGCCTCCGGCAGCGACTCCGCCAGGTCCTTGCCGTAGCGCTCGGCCATGCAGCCCACGGCCACGACGGCCTGGGCGCGACCGGTGTCCTTGAGGTCGGCGGCCTGGAGCAGGGTGTCGACGGAGTCCTTCTTGGCGGCCTCGACGAACCCGCAGGTGTTGACCACCACGGTGTCGGCGTCCTCGGGGTCCTCGACGAGCACGAAACCACCGGCCTCGAGACGGCCGGCGAGCTCCTCGGAGTCCACCTCGTTGCGCGCGCAGCCGAGCGTCACCAGGGCGACCGAGAGGGGGGTGGGCGCCGCGTCGGGGCGCGCTGTGTCAGGGAGGGTCATGGCGCTACCGAGTATGACGCCTCGGGGGCGAAGCACCGTAATGCAACACCGGGCGGGTGACCGTGCTCACGCACGGCGCACCCGCCCGGGACGTCACCCGGCCGATCGGCCGGTCACGCAAACGATGCTGGTCAGCTGCTGGTCACTTGCTCCCGAAGGTGCGCGTCGAGCGCGCACCGGTGTCCCCGACGGGCTCGGCGTCGACGCCGTCGACCGAGACCTCCAGGGAGCCGTCCGAGGTGACGACCTGCACGGGCTGCACCACCTTGGCCAGGCTCTTGGTCTGGCCGAAGGCGAGATCACCGTCGAAGACCGTCTTGCCGTTGCCGTCGATGACCTTCACCGTTGCCCCGCCGCCGGCCGCGTCGAGCAGCACGGGGACCGGGTCCCCGGGAGCGGCCAGGCCGCCGGAGCCGTTCAGCGTCGGCGCCTCGTTCAGGGTGGACGGGCTGTCCATCACCAGGCGGGCCACCGACCAGGCCAGCACCAGGACCATCACCGTGGCGACCAGCACCGACCAGTTCGGGCCGCCGCGCGTGCCGCGGATGCCGCCGTGCACCCCCGTGGCCAGCTCGGCCTCGAAGACGCGCCGCGGGCTGATCGGCGCGTCGGCGTACTTGGCGTCGTACTCGGTGAGCAGCGGGGCAGCGTCGGCCCCCAGCACCCGCGCCAGCGTGCGCAGGTGGCCGCGGGCGTAGAAGTCGCCGCCGCAGGGCGTGAAGTCGTCGACCTCGATCGACTCGATGACGTGCGGGCGGATCCGGGTGCGATCGGCCAGCTGGTCCACGCTGAGGCCGAGGCGGGTGCGTGCGGCCGCGAGCTCGGGACCGATCACCGGGTCGGCAGCGGGAACGGCCGAGAAGTCCTCGATCACGATGGGCGCGACGGCCTCGCCGGCCTTCGCGATCGGCGAGACCCGGTCGCCCCAGCGGGTGTCCTCGACCAGGCTCACGCTGCCGGGCCGGCGCAGCTCGCGCGCCTCGGGGAGGTCGCCGGCGCCGGCGTCGTCGCGCTCGGAGGGGTCCAGGCGCAGCGCGTTGGCGCCCTGGATGTTCAAGGTGAGGTCGCTGCGCACCTCGATGCGGGTGGCGCCCAGCGGCTCGCGCAGCGGGCTGGGCGTCGCGCTGGCGACCAGCGGCAGCCCGGCGGGCGAGGCGCCCGGAGCGCGCGTCGGGCCGTCGCCCGGCGTGCCGACCGACGCGGTGCCCGCGCTCTCGGACCCGCCGGCGCCGCGGCGCAGGCGCGAGGCCATCGCGCCGATGCCGCGGGCAAGGGTGGGACGGGGGTCCGGCAGCCGCGGGGCGTCGTACTGGTCGTCGGCCCGGTCGTCGGCCCGGTCGTCGGCCCGGTCGTCCGTCAGGTCGCGGTGCGGGGCCTCGACGGCCTCCTCGGCGTGCGTGGCGGCGACGGGCTCGCGCACCTCCGGCACCTCGTCGGTGACCGGGTGCGTGACGACGGGCTCGTCGGTGGTGCCCTCGTCATCGGCCTCGGCCTCGGCGTCGTCGGCCGCGAACCGGTCCAGCTCGACGATCTCGCTGCTGTCGCCGGCGAGCTGGGCGAGCGCCTCCGTCAGGTGCCCGCCGTCACCGACCACCGAGGTCGAGAGTGCCAGCGGGACCGCGACCGCGGCGCCGTCGTGGGTGAACACCTCGAGCCGGCCGTCGCGCAGCAGCCCGTGACGCGGCAGGTGCTCGACGGCGTCGATGTCGTTCCACGGCATGCCGTGCCAGGCACGGCCCTGGCGCACCCGGATGCCGTGCTGGTCGGCGACCAGCAGCGGGGTGCGGGCGTCCACGAAGCCCTGGAGCCAGGCGGCCGCCAGCAGCCCCATCACGGCGGTCAGCGTCCAGTCGACCCACGCGCCGCTGCCGGTGGCGCGCGAGAGGTAGAGGATCGCGATGACCGCGGCCACGCCGCCGATCGCGGCGGCCAGGCCACCGTTGCGGCGCACCTCCACCACACCCTCGGGCAGCAGGGAGGAGTCGTGCGGCTCCGGGAGCTCGTCGTGCACGGTCGGGTCGTCGTACGTGGGCTGGCTGCTCACATCTCCCCCTGCAAGGTTGCGATCACACCGTCGATCTCGTCGGGCTTGACGAGCACGTCGCGGGCCTTGGATCCCTCACTGGGACCGACCACGCCGCGACTCTCCATGATGTCCATCAGGCGCCCGGCCTTCGCGAAGCCCACGCGCAGCTTGCGCTGGAGCATCGAGGTCGAGCCGAACTGGGTCGAGACGACGAGCTCCACGGCCTGGATCACCAGGTCGAGGTCGTCGCCGATGTCGTCGTCGAGGTCCTTCTTGGACGCGGCCGGGGCCGTGACGTCCTCGCGGTACTCCGGCTCGAGCTGGGTCTTGCAGAAGGCCACCACCTGGGCGATCTCCGCCTCGGTGACCCACGAGCCCTGCACGCGCACGGGCTTGGAGGCACCCATCGGGAGGAACAGACCGTCACCCTGGCCGACCAGCTTCTCCGCGCCCGGCTGGTCCAGGATGACCCGGCTGTCGGCGAGCGAGGAGGTGGCGAAGGCCAGGCGCGAGGGCACGTTGGCCTTGATCAGGCCGGTGACCACGTCGACGGAGGGACGCTGGGTGGCCAGCACCAGGTGGATGCCGGCCGCACGGGCCAGCTGGGTGATGCGGACGACCGAGTCCTCGACGTCGCGCGGGGAGACCATCATCAGGTCCGCGAGCTCGTCGACGATCACCAGCAGGTAGGGGTACGGCGTGAGCTTGCGCTCCGAGCCGAGGGGGACCTCGACCTTGCCGGCCCGGACGGCCTTGTTGAAGTCGTCGATGTGGCGGAAGCCGAAGTTGGCCAGGTCGTCGTAGCGCTGGTCCATCTCGCGCACGACCCATTGGAGCGCCTCGGCGGCCTTCTTGGGGTTGGTGATGATCGGGGTGATCAGGTGCGGGACGCCCTCGTAGGCGTTCAGCTCCACCCGCTTGGGGTCGACCATGATCATCCGAACCTCGTCGGGCGTGGCCCGCATGAGCACCGAGGTGATCATCGAGTTGATGAACGAGGACTTGCCCGAGCCGGTGGCACCGGCCACCAGCAGGTGCGGCATCTTCGCCAGGTTGGCGACCACGAAGCCGCCCTCGACGTCCTTGCCGAGCCCGGCGATCATCGGGTGGTGCGCGGCGCGGGCGGCGTTCGACCGGAGCACGTCGCCGAGCGAGACGATCTCCTTGTCCAGGTTGGGGATCTCCACGCCGACCGCGGACTTGCCGGGGATGGGCGAGAGGATCCGGACATCGGCGGAGGCGACCGCGTAGGCGATGTTCTTCTGGATGTTGGTGATCTTCTCGACCTTCACCCCGGGGCCGAGCTCGACCTCGTAGCGGGTGACGGTCGGGCCACGGGTGTAGCCGGTGACCTGGGCGTCGATGCTGAACTCGTCGAGCACGCTCTGCAGGCGCAGCACGACGTCGTCGCTGGCCTTGGAGCGCAGCTTGTGCGGCGACCCCGGCTTGAGCACGTCGTCGGCGGGCAGCGAGTACACCACGTCGCCGGACAGCGCGAGCTGCTCGACGCGGGCGGGGATCGGCGAGTGCGGGGGCGGCTCGAGGTCGCCCTTCCGGCCCGCGGCTGAGGCACCGTGGTCGGGGTCCGGGACGACCGGGGAGACCACCGGGGTGAGCTGGGTCGGCGCCTCGGCGAAGAGGTCGATCCCCACGTCGTCACCGTCGTCGGCGGCAGCCTGGTCGGCGGCCTCGCGGCGCGCCTCCTTGCGGGCGTCCTGCTCGAGCGCGACGTCCACGGCATCGCGCTTGCGGCGGCGCTTGGCGACCTCGCGGTCCTCCAGCACCGGGGTGTCGTACGCCGGGTCGCCCATCTCGGGGTCGATCTCGTCGTCGTGGTGGCGGCGCGAGCGACCCCGCGGGGCCGCCTCCTCGTCGTCCTCGAGCGGACGGCCGGTGAGCCGGTCGCTGAGGTCGCGCAGCCGGTCGGGCACCTGGTAGAGCGGTGTGGCGGTGATGACCAGGGTGCCGAAGAAGGAGAGCAGGCCGAGCAGCGGGACCACGACGTACGCCGACCGGAGCAGGTCGAGCAGCAGCGAGGACACGACGAAGCCGACGGCCCCGCCGGCGTCCTGCAGCGGGCTGGCGTCGCCCTGCACCGGCTCGGGGCTGCCGTTGGCGATGTGCACGATGCCGAGCACGCCGAAGGCGAGCGCGGTCCAGCCGATCACCTGCCGACCGACCGGGCCGTTGCCGACGGGGTCGCGCATGGTGCGCCAGCCCATCCACACCAGACCCAGCGGGACCAGCCAGGCGACCTTGCCGACCGTGCCGGCGACCATCGTCCGCGACAGGTCCATGGCGGAGCCGCCGACCTGGAACCACACCGCGGCGGCGACCACGACGGCCAGGCCGATCAGCAGCAGGCCGACGCCGTCGCGACGGTGCTCGGGCTCGAGATCACGGGCGCTGCGCCCCAGGCTGCGGGCGGTGGCGCCGATGGCATGGGCCAGGCCCAGCCAGACCGCGGTCAGGCCCCGGCCGAGGGCCGTGAAGATCCGGGCGACCGGTCCTGGGCCACTGCGCACGGCGCGCGGTGCCGGCCGCGAGGCGGCAGAGCGCGACCGGCTGGCCGGCTTGCGCTGGGCCGTGCCGGAGCGGGTCGAGGAGCTGGTACTCCGGGGTCGGGTGCTCGAACCAGTCTTGGCGGATCCACGGGATCCGCTGGTGGACGTGCTCTTGCTCCGCGACCCCGGCGGGGAAGACGTACGGGTCGCCATGGTGACGACACTAGGCCAACGCACCACCCGTCACAGGGACCACAGGCGTGGTCCAGGGGTGTGTCGCAGGTGCAGCCTGTCCCGTGCGTCCAGGGTGGGGTGCCGCTACCGGTGGGTGGACCGCGCCGACACCGCGCGGGCCCGCACCGGGTCGCCGTTCTACACCACGACGTGCCAGCGCGTGCGGTCACCCGCGCGGAGCCGGAGCTGCTCCGGGCCGGGCGGTCGTCCAGCGACGATCGTGGCCGACGCGATGCCGTTGCACGTGACGTGCCCACCGGGGCCGGGCAGGACCTCGACTGCTCCGGGCCACGGCAGGTGAGCGCGATCGTGTAGCGCTGTCGCAG includes the following:
- a CDS encoding helix-turn-helix domain-containing protein, which produces MSSQPTYDDPTVHDELPEPHDSSLLPEGVVEVRRNGGLAAAIGGVAAVIAILYLSRATGSGAWVDWTLTAVMGLLAAAWLQGFVDARTPLLVADQHGIRVRQGRAWHGMPWNDIDAVEHLPRHGLLRDGRLEVFTHDGAAVAVPLALSTSVVGDGGHLTEALAQLAGDSSEIVELDRFAADDAEAEADDEGTTDEPVVTHPVTDEVPEVREPVAATHAEEAVEAPHRDLTDDRADDRADDRADDQYDAPRLPDPRPTLARGIGAMASRLRRGAGGSESAGTASVGTPGDGPTRAPGASPAGLPLVASATPSPLREPLGATRIEVRSDLTLNIQGANALRLDPSERDDAGAGDLPEARELRRPGSVSLVEDTRWGDRVSPIAKAGEAVAPIVIEDFSAVPAADPVIGPELAAARTRLGLSVDQLADRTRIRPHVIESIEVDDFTPCGGDFYARGHLRTLARVLGADAAPLLTEYDAKYADAPISPRRVFEAELATGVHGGIRGTRGGPNWSVLVATVMVLVLAWSVARLVMDSPSTLNEAPTLNGSGGLAAPGDPVPVLLDAAGGGATVKVIDGNGKTVFDGDLAFGQTKSLAKVVQPVQVVTSDGSLEVSVDGVDAEPVGDTGARSTRTFGSK
- a CDS encoding FtsK/SpoIIIE family DNA translocase; the protein is MATRTSSPPGSRSKSTSTSGSRGSAKTGSSTRPRSTSSSTRSGTAQRKPASRSRSAASRPAPRAVRSGPGPVARIFTALGRGLTAVWLGLAHAIGATARSLGRSARDLEPEHRRDGVGLLLIGLAVVVAAAVWFQVGGSAMDLSRTMVAGTVGKVAWLVPLGLVWMGWRTMRDPVGNGPVGRQVIGWTALAFGVLGIVHIANGSPEPVQGDASPLQDAGGAVGFVVSSLLLDLLRSAYVVVPLLGLLSFFGTLVITATPLYQVPDRLRDLSDRLTGRPLEDDEEAAPRGRSRRHHDDEIDPEMGDPAYDTPVLEDREVAKRRRKRDAVDVALEQDARKEARREAADQAAADDGDDVGIDLFAEAPTQLTPVVSPVVPDPDHGASAAGRKGDLEPPPHSPIPARVEQLALSGDVVYSLPADDVLKPGSPHKLRSKASDDVVLRLQSVLDEFSIDAQVTGYTRGPTVTRYEVELGPGVKVEKITNIQKNIAYAVASADVRILSPIPGKSAVGVEIPNLDKEIVSLGDVLRSNAARAAHHPMIAGLGKDVEGGFVVANLAKMPHLLVAGATGSGKSSFINSMITSVLMRATPDEVRMIMVDPKRVELNAYEGVPHLITPIITNPKKAAEALQWVVREMDQRYDDLANFGFRHIDDFNKAVRAGKVEVPLGSERKLTPYPYLLVIVDELADLMMVSPRDVEDSVVRITQLARAAGIHLVLATQRPSVDVVTGLIKANVPSRLAFATSSLADSRVILDQPGAEKLVGQGDGLFLPMGASKPVRVQGSWVTEAEIAQVVAFCKTQLEPEYREDVTAPAASKKDLDDDIGDDLDLVIQAVELVVSTQFGSTSMLQRKLRVGFAKAGRLMDIMESRGVVGPSEGSKARDVLVKPDEIDGVIATLQGEM